A part of Desulfobacter sp. genomic DNA contains:
- a CDS encoding PAS domain S-box protein, with the protein MTDRPTYHELEKRVRKLEGVKLKYLQTKSALTKSKQQYLSIIQNLPVLICSYVQGGDITFANKAYCDYFDKKPDELIGTNFLSFIPKEERGKVMKSISNLTPQSPVQIHEHRAHAPDGNIRWQQWTNRAVFDNQGKAFLFHAIGQDITERKQHTAALIASEKKYRALIETTNTGYLILDKAGRVIDANQEYARLSGHNFVKEILGRSVVEWTAPHDRKKNEQEVKKCCKKGGVKSLQIDYMDKTGRRLPVEINAKLVHSDDGVRILSLCRDITERSIKNKLQESQFRLIEYAADHSIKELLQKFLDEAEILTESKIGFFHFVENDQVTLSLQAWSTNTLEKICKAEGGGQHYPKSQAGVWADCLNVGGPIIHNDYESLQHKKGLPEGHAPVVRELVVPVIRGGKVMAILGVGNKPSDYHIHDVETLQQLADHAWETVVGKRAEEQTKRSERFLDTIVENIPNMLFVKDAEELRFIRFNKAGEELLGLSRDKLIGKNDYDFFPKNEADFFTRKDREVLASRQLVDIPDEPIQTKAKGERRLHTKKIPILDDCGDPEYLLGISEDITEYKKIEAQLRQTQKMESIGNLAGGVAHDFNNILCPIIGLSEMMLEDFPQDSMEYDNIQEIFTAGKRGSELVKQILAFSRRSAHKLIPVQIQQILKEVIKLSRSTIPSDIDIISDIQQDCGQVMADPVQIHQIAMNLITNAYHAVEKSGGQLSVTLRETELPEENQGNKSLIPGRYALFSVSDTGCGIAPEAMDKIFDPYFTTKKKNKGTGLGLAVVYGIIKECRGDIEVRSTLGTGTKFTVHIPIIETSHEQKAAEPEKQLKTGNERILLVDDEAPVARLEKQILQRLGYRVTARESSTDALNTFKAAPDAFDLVVTDMTMPNLTGDQLAREMISIRKDIPVIICTGFSERMNEKTAKHIGIKGFLMKPVAKLEMAQMVRTVLDEQKKQ; encoded by the coding sequence TTTTTGTCATTTATCCCCAAAGAAGAAAGGGGGAAAGTGATGAAAAGCATCTCGAATTTAACCCCTCAGTCTCCGGTTCAGATACATGAGCATCGGGCCCATGCGCCCGACGGCAACATACGATGGCAGCAGTGGACCAACAGGGCAGTGTTCGACAACCAGGGAAAAGCCTTTCTCTTCCACGCCATAGGCCAAGATATTACCGAGAGGAAACAACACACCGCGGCTTTAATTGCATCAGAGAAAAAATACCGTGCCTTGATTGAAACAACCAATACCGGCTATTTAATTCTCGACAAAGCCGGGAGGGTAATTGACGCAAACCAGGAATATGCACGCCTTTCCGGGCATAATTTTGTTAAAGAAATTTTAGGCAGAAGCGTGGTTGAGTGGACGGCCCCCCATGACAGGAAAAAAAATGAACAGGAGGTCAAAAAATGCTGCAAAAAAGGGGGCGTAAAGAGCCTGCAGATCGACTACATGGATAAAACCGGCAGACGGCTTCCTGTTGAGATTAACGCCAAACTAGTCCATTCAGATGATGGGGTCAGAATTTTATCCCTCTGCCGGGACATCACCGAACGAAGTATTAAAAACAAACTGCAGGAATCTCAATTTCGGCTTATAGAATATGCTGCAGATCATTCCATCAAAGAATTGCTGCAGAAATTTTTAGATGAGGCGGAAATTCTGACTGAAAGCAAAATCGGTTTTTTCCATTTTGTCGAGAATGACCAGGTGACGCTGTCTCTGCAGGCCTGGTCGACAAACACCCTTGAAAAAATTTGTAAGGCCGAAGGCGGGGGACAACATTATCCCAAATCCCAGGCCGGCGTCTGGGCAGACTGTTTAAACGTCGGCGGCCCTATCATCCATAACGACTATGAAAGCCTGCAGCACAAAAAAGGACTGCCCGAAGGCCATGCCCCGGTAGTGCGCGAACTTGTCGTACCCGTCATTCGGGGGGGAAAGGTGATGGCGATTCTTGGCGTTGGCAACAAGCCGTCTGACTACCATATCCATGATGTTGAAACACTTCAACAGCTTGCGGACCATGCATGGGAAACGGTTGTCGGCAAACGGGCAGAAGAGCAGACAAAACGGAGCGAGCGGTTTCTTGACACCATCGTGGAGAATATTCCCAATATGCTGTTTGTAAAAGATGCCGAGGAGCTTCGATTTATAAGGTTTAACAAGGCCGGCGAAGAGTTGCTCGGGCTCTCCAGGGATAAACTGATTGGAAAAAATGATTATGACTTTTTTCCCAAAAACGAGGCGGACTTTTTTACCCGAAAAGACAGGGAAGTATTGGCCTCACGGCAGTTGGTGGATATCCCCGATGAACCCATACAAACAAAAGCCAAAGGGGAGCGGCGGCTTCACACGAAAAAAATCCCCATACTGGACGACTGCGGAGATCCGGAATATTTATTGGGCATTTCGGAAGATATCACTGAATACAAGAAAATTGAAGCCCAGCTCCGGCAGACCCAGAAGATGGAATCCATAGGCAATTTGGCCGGCGGTGTTGCACATGATTTTAACAATATATTGTGCCCGATCATCGGGCTTTCTGAAATGATGCTGGAAGATTTTCCCCAGGACAGCATGGAATATGACAATATTCAAGAGATATTTACAGCAGGAAAAAGGGGCAGTGAACTGGTCAAGCAGATCCTGGCATTCAGCCGCCGGTCCGCCCATAAATTGATACCGGTCCAGATCCAGCAGATATTAAAAGAGGTAATCAAACTCAGCCGGTCAACGATTCCCTCAGACATCGACATCATCAGTGACATCCAGCAGGATTGCGGACAGGTCATGGCAGACCCTGTGCAGATCCATCAAATTGCAATGAACCTGATCACCAATGCCTATCATGCCGTTGAAAAATCAGGGGGACAATTATCTGTCACGCTAAGGGAAACCGAACTGCCCGAAGAAAATCAAGGAAACAAATCGCTTATACCAGGACGCTATGCCTTGTTTTCCGTTTCCGACACGGGATGCGGAATCGCCCCTGAAGCAATGGATAAAATTTTTGACCCTTACTTCACAACCAAAAAGAAAAACAAAGGCACCGGCCTGGGTCTTGCCGTCGTTTACGGCATTATCAAAGAATGCCGGGGAGATATTGAAGTCCGCAGCACCCTTGGCACCGGGACAAAATTTACTGTCCACATTCCAATAATTGAAACCAGCCATGAACAAAAAGCCGCTGAGCCGGAAAAACAGTTAAAAACTGGCAATGAAAGGATTCTATTGGTCGATGACGAGGCCCCCGTTGCCCGGCTTGAAAAACAGATACTTCAACGGCTCGGCTACAGGGTCACGGCAAGAGAAAGCAGTACCGATGCACTCAATACGTTCAAAGCGGCCCCTGATGCCTTTGACCTGGTTGTCACCGATATGACCATGCCGAATCTGACCGGAGACCAACTGGCCAGGGAAATGATTTCAATACGCAAGGACATCCCGGTCATCATCTGCACCGGATTCAGCGAAAGAATGAATGAAAAAACAGCCAAGCATATTGGGATTAAAGGATTTTTAATGAAACCGGTGGCTAAATTGGAAATGGCTCAAATGGTAAGAACCGTTCTGGATGAACAAAAAAAACAATGA
- a CDS encoding GNAT family N-acetyltransferase, whose translation MNIRHPNVSDYDRVLGVMVNWWGGRDLRNKVYKGLFIHFTNTSFLAENEEGALVAFLLGYLSQTHENEGFINWMGVHPAHRNRGIGRLLCERFFDIARSHGKTRVTSSTAIINTASMNWHKHMGFTVEKTKDSFLFSLKI comes from the coding sequence ATGAATATTCGACATCCCAATGTGTCTGACTATGACAGAGTTCTCGGTGTAATGGTAAACTGGTGGGGCGGACGTGACCTGCGGAACAAGGTCTATAAAGGCCTTTTCATCCACTTTACAAACACAAGTTTCCTTGCGGAAAATGAAGAGGGGGCCCTTGTGGCTTTTCTTCTAGGCTATTTGAGTCAAACCCATGAGAACGAAGGATTTATAAACTGGATGGGCGTTCACCCGGCCCACCGCAACAGGGGAATTGGCCGGCTTTTATGCGAGCGGTTTTTCGATATTGCCCGCAGCCACGGAAAAACCCGGGTAACATCCAGCACCGCAATTATCAATACAGCGTCCATGAACTGGCACAAACACATGGGGTTTACCGTCGAGAAAACAAAGGATTCTTTTTTATTCTCATTGAAAATATGA
- a CDS encoding alpha/beta fold hydrolase, whose product MPNHGGPFPAVILIAGSGPHDRDETIAGHKPLLVLADYLTRHGWAVLRYDKRGIGKSSGAYTSATFRAFAADAAAAREWLQKNKDIDPNRIGFAGHSSGGYIAPMAAEINDAAFLILLAAPARDLGEPLIRQHHDIARAQKKENAWIEQDQAWINEFVHIFKSAPDPATARRKVLAAFDRYSKGLKLQKKDLLTFLGQAPPAWLMFGCRHDPMPGLQNFKGPVLALFCSKDLQVSAQENVPAMKAVLGHGASKVMVFQGLNHLFQPAKTGLPEEYAWIDTTFDEAAMNAIAEWLNQFQP is encoded by the coding sequence ATGCCAAATCACGGGGGGCCTTTCCCGGCCGTTATCCTTATTGCGGGCTCCGGCCCCCATGACCGGGATGAGACCATAGCAGGACACAAGCCGCTTCTGGTTCTGGCGGACTATCTGACCCGACACGGTTGGGCCGTATTAAGATATGACAAACGGGGAATTGGAAAAAGCAGCGGGGCGTATACCTCTGCAACGTTCAGAGCATTTGCCGCCGACGCGGCAGCCGCCCGGGAATGGTTGCAAAAAAACAAGGATATCGATCCGAACCGGATTGGCTTTGCCGGGCATTCCAGCGGCGGCTATATCGCTCCGATGGCAGCAGAAATAAACGATGCGGCTTTTCTCATCTTGCTTGCTGCACCCGCGCGGGATCTTGGGGAGCCCCTGATCCGGCAGCACCATGATATCGCCAGGGCCCAAAAAAAAGAAAACGCCTGGATTGAACAAGATCAGGCATGGATCAATGAATTTGTCCATATCTTCAAATCCGCGCCAGATCCGGCAACCGCCCGCCGGAAGGTACTTGCTGCCTTTGACAGGTACAGCAAAGGTCTCAAGCTTCAGAAAAAAGACCTACTAACCTTCCTCGGCCAAGCTCCGCCCGCCTGGCTGATGTTCGGGTGCCGCCACGACCCCATGCCCGGGCTTCAAAATTTTAAAGGCCCCGTACTCGCGCTTTTCTGCAGCAAGGACCTGCAGGTTTCAGCTCAAGAGAATGTGCCCGCCATGAAAGCAGTGCTGGGACATGGGGCATCCAAGGTAATGGTATTCCAGGGGCTGAACCATCTGTTCCAACCGGCAAAAACAGGATTACCCGAAGAATATGCCTGGATCGACACGACATTTGATGAAGCCGCCATGAATGCCATTGCAGAATGGCTCAATCAATTTCAACCTTAG
- a CDS encoding glutamyl-tRNA reductase, which produces MSKIILIGANHKTAPVALREKLSFSGDETLAALEHFKQDDRIKEALVFSTCNRMEILYIPETGDQIDAVIQFISDHKQLPVSEFRSSLYVHEGDAAIRHMFCVAASLDSMMVGEPQILGQVKQAYKTAVKVGASGVLLNRMMHKAFSVAKRVRKETGIGDNAVSISYAAIELANKIFSDLSTKSVMLLGAGEMAELAVEHLMNHNVKNIVVANRTFENALSLARKFNGSAVQFEEREAALADVDIIISSTGATEYVLTRDQVKRAMKARNHNTIFFIDIAVPRDIDPGINKVSNAYVYDIDDLKNIVETNIQQREQETVKAGRFVEEALVSFRKWMGSLSIVPTIKAINDKMTAIVDMEFEKTLSRLNHLAPEDVDAIRRMTRAIASRAIHDPVLFLRNTGDHRDDSLYLNVARQLFNLDLPDPK; this is translated from the coding sequence ATGTCAAAAATTATACTGATTGGTGCCAACCATAAAACCGCGCCGGTGGCGCTGAGGGAAAAACTCTCCTTTTCCGGGGATGAAACCCTGGCCGCCCTTGAGCATTTTAAACAGGATGACCGGATTAAAGAGGCCTTGGTGTTTTCCACCTGCAACCGCATGGAAATCCTTTATATCCCGGAAACCGGTGATCAGATCGATGCCGTGATCCAGTTTATTTCCGATCACAAACAGCTGCCCGTATCCGAGTTCCGGTCCTCTCTGTATGTCCATGAAGGGGATGCGGCCATCCGGCACATGTTCTGTGTGGCGGCCAGCCTGGATTCCATGATGGTGGGAGAACCCCAGATTCTGGGACAGGTAAAGCAGGCCTATAAAACCGCGGTTAAGGTCGGGGCCTCGGGGGTGCTGCTCAACCGGATGATGCACAAGGCCTTTTCCGTGGCCAAACGGGTGAGAAAGGAGACCGGCATCGGAGATAATGCCGTTTCCATTTCCTATGCCGCCATTGAGCTTGCCAACAAGATATTTTCGGATCTGTCCACCAAGAGTGTGATGCTGCTGGGGGCCGGGGAAATGGCGGAACTGGCCGTAGAGCACCTCATGAACCACAATGTTAAAAATATTGTGGTGGCCAACCGGACCTTTGAAAATGCATTGTCTCTGGCCCGGAAATTCAACGGCAGTGCGGTCCAGTTTGAAGAGCGGGAGGCGGCACTGGCTGACGTGGATATCATTATCAGTTCCACCGGTGCCACAGAATATGTGCTGACCCGGGACCAGGTGAAACGGGCCATGAAGGCACGGAACCACAACACCATCTTTTTTATTGATATTGCCGTGCCCAGGGATATTGATCCCGGGATCAACAAGGTCTCCAACGCCTATGTCTATGATATCGACGACCTGAAAAATATTGTGGAGACCAATATCCAGCAGCGGGAACAGGAGACGGTAAAGGCCGGCCGATTTGTGGAGGAAGCCCTGGTCTCCTTCAGAAAATGGATGGGCAGCCTGTCCATCGTGCCCACCATCAAGGCCATTAACGACAAGATGACCGCCATCGTGGACATGGAGTTCGAAAAAACCCTTTCCCGCCTGAACCACCTGGCCCCTGAAGATGTGGATGCCATCCGCCGGATGACCCGGGCCATTGCCTCCCGCGCCATCCATGATCCCGTTTTGTTCCTGCGCAATACCGGTGACCACCGGGACGATTCCCTATACCTCAACGTTGCCCGGCAATTATTCAACCTGGATTTGCCTGACCCAAAATAA
- the ccsA gene encoding cytochrome c biogenesis protein CcsA: MAGYGCYLFHQKDRIQRLSLGLTALAVAIHLVAVIVQGIGMKGLPIHNLVQSLSMAALAVGGMFLYIQYRFNLKILGLFATGLLSLLMLAVVIIPDTAVEPDKVIRGFWFFAHIILIFTGEAALGLACGAGILYLIQEQGIRGKNPGFFFKRLPSLDFLDMVSYTCITTGFALLTFGLVTGFIYAKAIWGSFWGWDVKEVFSVGVWLVYAALLHLRLYSGWRGRKSAIMSIVGFAMLAFTFLGVNLILGGHHQDFTR; encoded by the coding sequence ATGGCCGGGTACGGTTGTTATCTTTTTCACCAGAAGGACCGCATCCAGCGGTTGTCGTTGGGGCTGACCGCCCTTGCCGTGGCCATTCATCTGGTTGCGGTGATTGTCCAGGGCATCGGCATGAAGGGGCTGCCCATCCATAACCTGGTGCAGAGCCTGTCCATGGCGGCACTGGCCGTGGGCGGGATGTTTCTTTATATCCAGTACCGGTTTAATCTTAAAATCCTGGGGCTGTTTGCCACGGGACTTCTTTCCCTGCTCATGCTGGCGGTGGTGATTATTCCGGATACGGCCGTTGAACCGGACAAGGTGATCCGCGGGTTCTGGTTCTTTGCCCATATTATACTGATTTTTACCGGAGAGGCTGCCCTGGGTCTTGCCTGCGGGGCCGGTATCCTCTACCTGATTCAGGAGCAGGGCATACGGGGGAAGAATCCCGGATTCTTTTTCAAGCGCCTGCCCTCCCTGGATTTCCTGGATATGGTTTCCTATACCTGTATCACCACCGGATTTGCCCTGTTAACCTTTGGCCTGGTTACCGGCTTTATCTATGCCAAGGCCATCTGGGGCAGCTTTTGGGGATGGGATGTCAAGGAGGTGTTTTCCGTGGGGGTATGGCTGGTCTATGCGGCACTGCTTCACCTGCGACTTTATTCGGGGTGGCGGGGGCGGAAGTCGGCCATTATGTCCATTGTGGGGTTTGCCATGCTTGCCTTTACCTTCCTGGGGGTCAACCTGATCCTCGGCGGACATCACCAGGATTTTACCCGGTAG
- a CDS encoding bifunctional precorrin-2 dehydrogenase/sirohydrochlorin ferrochelatase produces MKYYPIFLDVAGKTCLVVGGGKVGARKALGLAKAGARVRVVSLGFSPELAAAPHDNICLEKKAFAPGDLDGACLVFAATDNLSLNAGVREAARKAGVLCNIADGKDKGDFILPAVVDRGELQVAVSTGGASPAVARRLRVELESLFGPEYEIMLTLMANIRKELLARGHDPQGHKKIFTALAGAGLPDLIAGGKIKDIDNLLARLLGEGFSFDSLAGQAT; encoded by the coding sequence ATGAAATACTATCCCATATTTTTGGATGTGGCCGGCAAAACCTGCCTGGTGGTGGGCGGTGGAAAGGTCGGGGCCCGCAAGGCGCTGGGGCTGGCAAAGGCCGGTGCCCGGGTCCGGGTGGTCAGCCTCGGGTTCTCACCGGAGCTTGCCGCAGCCCCACATGACAACATCTGCCTGGAGAAAAAGGCCTTTGCCCCCGGCGACCTGGACGGGGCATGCCTGGTTTTTGCGGCAACGGATAATCTGTCCCTGAACGCCGGGGTGCGGGAAGCGGCCCGCAAGGCCGGGGTCCTGTGTAATATTGCCGACGGAAAAGACAAGGGGGACTTTATCCTGCCCGCCGTGGTGGACCGCGGGGAACTGCAGGTGGCCGTATCCACCGGCGGGGCCAGCCCGGCCGTGGCCAGGCGCCTCCGCGTGGAACTTGAATCCCTGTTCGGCCCGGAATATGAGATCATGCTCACCCTGATGGCCAATATCAGAAAAGAACTGCTGGCCCGGGGCCATGATCCCCAAGGTCACAAAAAAATATTTACCGCCCTGGCCGGGGCCGGTCTGCCGGACCTGATCGCCGGGGGAAAGATTAAAGACATTGACAATCTCCTTGCCCGGCTCCTCGGGGAGGGATTTTCCTTTGACAGCCTGGCCGGCCAGGCAACTTAA
- a CDS encoding amidohydrolase: MIIDSHTHLFQSSVEQDRTPFFDKEPEFKLLYDSPKSKITTTDALLETMDRHEVDISVVSGFPWRNPEYAKANNDAVIEAVTAHPDRIRGLACFDAAWEGAACEAERCIDAGLSGVGELAFYLSGIDQGAIALLAPVMEVLRKKGNLPCMIHTNEPLGHPYPGKTPVTLEQIDGLAAAFPDNKIILAHWGGGIFFYHIMKKEMKERLKNIWYDTAASVFLYDSAVYDMAAAAGVIDKVLFGTDFPLLTPARYYKDLDNSSLSPEEKDMVLGGNAAALYQ, encoded by the coding sequence ATGATTATCGATTCCCACACCCATCTATTCCAATCATCAGTGGAACAGGACAGAACCCCGTTTTTCGACAAGGAACCGGAATTCAAACTCCTTTACGATTCACCCAAATCAAAAATAACAACGACGGACGCCCTTTTGGAAACCATGGACCGCCATGAGGTAGACATTTCTGTGGTCAGCGGATTTCCGTGGCGGAACCCGGAATATGCAAAAGCCAATAATGATGCCGTGATTGAAGCGGTCACCGCCCATCCGGACCGCATCCGGGGGCTGGCCTGTTTTGATGCGGCCTGGGAGGGTGCGGCATGCGAGGCGGAACGCTGCATAGACGCCGGACTTTCGGGGGTGGGGGAGCTGGCCTTTTACCTCTCCGGCATTGACCAGGGTGCCATTGCCCTCCTGGCACCGGTGATGGAAGTACTCAGAAAAAAAGGTAATCTGCCCTGCATGATCCACACCAACGAGCCTCTGGGCCATCCCTATCCGGGCAAGACCCCGGTCACCCTGGAGCAGATAGACGGCCTGGCCGCCGCCTTTCCGGACAATAAAATCATCCTGGCCCATTGGGGCGGTGGCATTTTCTTTTACCACATCATGAAAAAAGAAATGAAAGAGAGGCTGAAAAACATCTGGTACGATACGGCCGCCTCGGTATTTCTCTATGATTCCGCTGTCTATGACATGGCGGCAGCGGCAGGGGTAATCGACAAGGTCCTCTTCGGTACGGACTTCCCGCTGCTCACCCCGGCGCGCTACTATAAAGACCTGGACAATTCTTCCCTCTCCCCGGAAGAAAAGGATATGGTGCTGGGGGGCAACGCCGCGGCCCTATACCAATAA
- a CDS encoding PAS domain-containing protein, whose translation MRRKKTKLIWRIFPSFLIIILLSLTAEAWYATGYFKDFFLESSEKELSVRASLVRDRFVTALYGDRLDRAGIDALCKKVGGGINTRITVILPTGEVVGDTFARPETMENHRARPEIARALAGSKGVSVRYSSTLDKTMMYIALPMSHQGGETAVIRTAVSISDIDTKIYAVRNSILFALVITIAAAALASLYVAGRITRPLEQMRKGAEAFSKGNLANRLPSADTRELFALSRSMNFMARELDRKITDARNRSRELEAVHTSMQEGVIAVDGDEKIITINTAAARIFDFAPETLKNRNILEVARNFELQNFIQRALSTHEPVDEDIVIERDQRLVLNIHSTVLYDTNEQRMGTLIICHDITRIRLLETMHKDFAANVSHELKTPLTTIKGFIETLMQMAADESGGGDTGPQYQRFLSIIDKNVNRMIGLIDDLLALSRLERLKGTDIQLESHPLSSLIRGAVAYCREKAQDNGVALSIQCPEDLSALVDPVLMEQAIFNLVDNAVKYSGENTGVSVAAVKGEGSIFIRVKDSGAGIDREHLPKLFNRFYRVDKGRSRDQGGTGLGLAIVKHIVQYHNGRIEVESEKNKGTCFTISIPA comes from the coding sequence ATGCGCCGAAAAAAAACCAAACTGATATGGCGGATTTTTCCGTCCTTCCTCATTATTATCCTTCTCTCCCTCACCGCTGAAGCCTGGTATGCCACCGGGTATTTCAAGGATTTTTTTCTTGAAAGTTCAGAAAAGGAGCTGAGCGTCAGGGCATCCCTTGTCAGGGACCGGTTCGTTACCGCCCTTTACGGCGACCGGCTGGACAGGGCAGGTATAGATGCCCTGTGTAAAAAAGTTGGCGGCGGCATCAATACCCGTATCACCGTGATTCTGCCCACAGGGGAGGTGGTCGGCGATACCTTTGCCCGTCCCGAAACCATGGAGAATCATAGGGCCCGTCCGGAGATTGCCCGGGCCCTGGCGGGCAGCAAAGGGGTGTCTGTCCGGTACAGCTCCACCCTGGATAAAACCATGATGTATATTGCCCTGCCCATGTCCCATCAGGGCGGGGAAACGGCAGTGATCAGGACGGCGGTCTCCATTTCGGACATTGATACCAAAATTTACGCGGTGAGGAACAGCATTCTTTTTGCCCTGGTCATCACCATTGCCGCCGCAGCCCTGGCCAGCCTGTATGTGGCGGGCCGGATCACCCGGCCCCTTGAGCAGATGCGGAAAGGGGCTGAAGCGTTTTCAAAGGGCAACCTGGCCAACCGCCTGCCTTCGGCCGATACCCGGGAATTGTTTGCCCTGTCCAGGTCAATGAATTTCATGGCCCGGGAACTGGACCGGAAAATCACCGATGCCAGAAACCGGAGCCGGGAACTGGAAGCGGTGCATACCAGCATGCAGGAAGGGGTGATCGCCGTTGACGGCGATGAAAAAATTATCACCATCAATACGGCGGCGGCCCGGATTTTCGATTTTGCACCGGAGACCCTCAAGAACAGAAATATCCTGGAGGTGGCCCGGAATTTTGAACTCCAGAACTTTATCCAGCGGGCCCTGTCAACCCATGAACCCGTGGACGAGGATATCGTGATAGAACGGGACCAGCGCCTGGTTCTCAATATCCACTCCACAGTCCTCTACGATACCAATGAGCAGCGGATGGGCACCTTGATCATCTGCCACGACATCACCCGCATCCGGCTGCTGGAGACCATGCACAAGGATTTTGCCGCCAATGTTTCCCACGAACTGAAAACCCCGCTCACCACCATAAAGGGGTTCATTGAAACCCTGATGCAGATGGCGGCGGACGAATCCGGGGGCGGAGATACCGGCCCCCAGTATCAACGGTTTCTGAGCATCATAGATAAAAACGTCAACCGGATGATCGGTCTTATTGATGATCTGCTGGCGCTTTCCCGCCTGGAGCGGCTCAAGGGCACCGATATCCAACTGGAATCCCACCCCCTTTCCTCATTGATCCGGGGGGCGGTGGCCTATTGCCGGGAAAAAGCACAGGACAACGGGGTTGCGCTGTCGATTCAGTGCCCGGAAGATCTATCGGCCTTGGTGGATCCCGTTCTCATGGAACAGGCTATTTTTAACCTGGTGGATAATGCCGTGAAATACAGCGGGGAGAACACTGGGGTCAGCGTAGCCGCCGTCAAGGGGGAGGGAAGCATTTTTATCCGGGTCAAGGACTCTGGGGCGGGCATTGACAGGGAGCATCTGCCGAAACTGTTCAACCGTTTTTACAGGGTGGACAAAGGCCGCAGCCGGGACCAGGGCGGCACAGGCCTCGGCCTTGCAATTGTCAAGCACATTGTCCAATACCACAACGGCCGCATTGAGGTGGAAAGCGAAAAAAACAAAGGCACCTGTTTTACCATTTCCATTCCCGCCTGA